AACAGGATCAGGAGGAGTTCCATGCAAAGCCCTTGTGCGGCAAATAGCGTACTATATCGGCTGCGTTACTGACTGCAAGCCCCAACCATGCCACAGACACCACTCACCCACAGAATTCCACTGGCTCTCACCCTGCTGCGGAAATGGCAGACGGATGTGCCAACGTTTGTGCATGCGCTACGCTTGCGGGTAAATGGAAAAGCACCTGAGCAAATTGTCTGCCACTTATTTTTCTATCGCATTTCCACCCTGCCCCTCCCTGTTCAGCTTCTATAAATTTTGGTAATGGATTACAATCTGGAGCAAATCATGACAGCTTGTCGGAATTTGTTGACATGCTATCAGTATCTTGGTCGGTACAGATCAGGGCGGTAGCGTACCTGAAGTCGACGCGATGGCAAGGCAAACGCATGAATAAGGCAATAAAATCAGCACGTCATGTCCAGAGGATCAAGGCATGAGCATGAGCAATCTCAATTTATCAAATACCTATTGATATTTAATTCACGATGAGCAGCTAGAACTACTGCCACAATGAATTTTAAATGATGACCAGCTTTTAATTTTGTTTTTAGCAATTGGAGATAAATATGAAAAAGATACTTTTAGCTACCGCAATTTTAAGTTTTTCTTATAATTCCCATGCTTTTACATGGCCTTGGAATATTGAAACCAAAGAAGAAACAACCAGTGCGATTGCCACTACAATCAAGAATAAGGGCAACAAGGAAAACAAGGTTATAACATATGAGATCAATCAGATAGATAAAAAAACAATTGACCAGACGATAGTTGCCGAACAAACTGATAAACTATCCCAATTAACTGCATATATTAAAAATACACTTGGGGGGTATGAAGCAGAAGCTCAGTTTAGCACCAAAGTTCTTATAGGGTTTGATGCAAAAAATTTTACTGAGAAAAATATCTCAGTCGATGATAGCAATAAGAAGATTAAAGTCAGCTTACCCGATATTAAGGTTCAGTATATCGACATTGACTATAGCAACTCTTACATAATAACAAAAAAACAGGGCGTCATTTCCAGTAGCAGAGAACGTGATGAACTATTGAATGAATTATTCAGCAAATATCGAGATGATATAATAAAAGCCTCCTCAAAAAATGAAATGGCCATGCATGAAGCTAGGCTCAATGCATTTGAAATAATCAAAGAAAGTATAGAAAAAGAAAAAGGCATTGAATACAGTATTGAAATGGAGAGATAAATGAGAAATTTAATTAATAGCTTTAGCATTAGTCATTTAACAAAAAAGCACCTACCACTAATCGCCATCATTATATTACTGTCAACATTCGGGTTCTTGTTTTTGATCAATAAAGAAAAACCCAACGTACACGCACAAATCATAGACATAATTAAAAGTGAAAACATTGATGACATAGAAGAAAAACTTAAATACGAAAAAATCTTTACCGAGCACATATTAAAAATCCAAGAAAAAAAAGATGATTCTTTAATAGGCACTGTAACTAACTTTGCCAAGGATGCTCTTTTAAAAGTGGATGCCGAAATTCATTTGGTTGTAAAAGCATCATTTTCTCCAAATTTTGACAATATCATCATTCAAAATCAAGACCAATCTATAAATATTAATTTCGGTCAGACAATGCTGACAGATATTGATATTAACCAATCAAAAACAATTATTTCTTACAAGAAGTCGGGAATTCTTATATTCAAAAATGATCAAGAAAAAAGCATCATACTAGAAACCTTTCTGAACAACAAAGACAAATTCAAACATGAAATGACAAAAGAGTTTATCTCGTCCGCAAACGAAACCATAAAAAGACACATCAAGAGAGTCATTTTAGAAAGAATCGGCTCAGGAATTACAATCAATATCAATATAAAAGAGAATAAGACATGAGAAAGCATTTAAAGAACCTAACTATTCTTTTGGCTATACTCCCAATATTTGGATACGGTTTCTTTGACGATCCAGTAGAAACAGATATTAAAGACTATACCTCAAGCGATATGCCAATAATATTAAATTTATTCTCTGGAATTTCGGAGGATATCATGCTCGTATCACCTCCATT
This window of the bacterium genome carries:
- a CDS encoding DUF4230 domain-containing protein, whose translation is MKKILLATAILSFSYNSHAFTWPWNIETKEETTSAIATTIKNKGNKENKVITYEINQIDKKTIDQTIVAEQTDKLSQLTAYIKNTLGGYEAEAQFSTKVLIGFDAKNFTEKNISVDDSNKKIKVSLPDIKVQYIDIDYSNSYIITKKQGVISSSRERDELLNELFSKYRDDIIKASSKNEMAMHEARLNAFEIIKESIEKEKGIEYSIEMER